The following proteins come from a genomic window of Edaphobacter sp. 4G125:
- a CDS encoding NHL domain-containing protein, whose product MRFSALWFSVEVFFACIRKNNLLRKLQTAPRLSLWTGLALFLLVGTTTRSAQAQVTQLPMWVQLNPVNAPSPRGSAAVAYDAAHNQVVLFGGTDNSVLGDTWVWDGTNWTQKSPTNSPPARMGATMAYDAAHSQVVLFGGSANNNGNNLLADTWTWDGTNWTQQAPATSPAPVAYASMAYDAAHSQVVLFGGRDTSYAETNNTWTWNGSNWTQQTPVNSPSARYAATMAYDVAHSQVVLFGGTVSSNRPSDTWTWDGTNWTQQTPANSPTGGTYYIAMAYDAAHNQTVLFGGFTGNNATWAWDGTNWTQQSQTNAPSGRTALSMAYDAAHSQVILFGGFSSSSAVNDTWAWKSGAQNMGTANVCLAGATAPAPCSQQITVNYQVTSGTTIGAVKVVTQGATGLDFNPTPNDSSTTLCKVQTYNTTTMCTVDVTFTPRYPGQRLGAIIIQDSSGNALATTNLYGSGTGPQVGFTPGTITTIAGNGTRGYSGDNNPATSAQLSLPGSVSADGSGNLYIADYGNNLIRKVDATTGIITTVAGNGSAGYSGDHGPAIAAQLNNPIRVSVDGAGNFYIADVGNSRIRKVDATTGIITTAADNLAIPNDVVADGSGNLYIAESLNRRIRKVDAATGIITTVAGNSSSGYSGDNGPATSAQLNYPNAVAVDGAGNLYISDYGNSRIRKVDAATGIITTVAGNGTLGYSGDNGPATSAQLRTSVGVSIDNASNLYIAEAGNNRIRKVDATGIITTIAGNGSSGYGGDNGPATSAQLNNPNSIFVDGAGNLYIADFGNDRIRKVDVSTARLNFPQTGVDATSSSQSITVSNLGNQDLTFPTPSTGSNPGVASGFAIDTSSNTTCPLVYSTSAPGTLTAGSSCTLAAQFAPHSAGNFTGAVTLWDNALNAAAPGYATQSISLSGTATQGTQTISFTAPSTAAYGDAPITLSATTSSGLTVSFSVVSGPATLSGSTLTITGAGTIVVAADQPGDTNYNAAPQITQSITVNPVPLTVTASNATRVYGAANPTLTATVTGTILGDVFTPVATTTATTTSSTGTYPIVPTVTGPNLSNYNVTYGNGILTISKAGATIILSTNVGTIFAGQPVTLVTTVASTTSGVPTGSVNFLDGTTLLGTVTLSAGQATLSTTALAVGAHNITAVYSGDTNFAPATTITTPTITIASPDFSLNGGGGSQSVIPGNAATFSFGVTPASGTFSAPVTFIASGLPAGATATFNPSGFPTGSAGGQVQMTIQTAKLSATAKLPRSSSKLALALLLFPFLGVRNVRRRIGRAGVLIVLLAISAAGVSGCGSDTGIFAQNPKDYAVTVTVTSGSVQRTMNYTLNLQ is encoded by the coding sequence ATGCGTTTTTCTGCTTTGTGGTTCTCTGTTGAGGTTTTCTTCGCATGCATTCGTAAGAACAATCTTTTACGCAAACTTCAGACGGCACCTCGTCTTTCTCTCTGGACAGGATTGGCTCTTTTCCTGTTGGTAGGCACAACCACCAGAAGCGCACAGGCGCAGGTTACACAGCTTCCGATGTGGGTTCAGTTGAATCCAGTCAATGCGCCGTCACCACGAGGTTCAGCTGCAGTGGCTTACGATGCAGCGCACAACCAGGTCGTCCTTTTTGGAGGAACGGACAACTCCGTTCTGGGCGATACCTGGGTGTGGGATGGGACCAACTGGACCCAGAAGTCTCCAACGAACTCGCCACCTGCAAGAATGGGGGCAACGATGGCGTATGACGCAGCGCATAGCCAGGTCGTTCTCTTTGGCGGTTCTGCAAATAATAACGGCAACAACCTTCTGGCGGACACCTGGACCTGGGACGGAACCAACTGGACGCAACAGGCTCCAGCCACTTCCCCCGCACCTGTGGCCTATGCCTCGATGGCCTACGATGCGGCGCACAGCCAGGTCGTTCTGTTTGGCGGTCGGGACACCTCTTATGCTGAAACGAACAACACATGGACCTGGAATGGATCCAACTGGACGCAACAAACACCGGTCAACTCGCCCTCTGCAAGATATGCAGCTACGATGGCGTACGACGTAGCGCATAGCCAGGTCGTCCTCTTTGGCGGAACTGTTTCCAGCAATCGCCCTTCCGATACCTGGACGTGGGATGGAACGAACTGGACACAACAGACACCAGCCAATTCACCAACAGGCGGCACTTACTATATTGCGATGGCGTACGATGCTGCGCACAACCAGACTGTCCTCTTCGGGGGATTCACCGGCAATAACGCTACCTGGGCATGGGACGGGACCAATTGGACACAGCAATCTCAGACAAACGCCCCTTCGGGCCGAACCGCCCTTTCGATGGCGTACGATGCGGCGCATAGCCAGGTCATCCTCTTCGGAGGTTTTTCCAGTAGCAGCGCTGTCAACGATACCTGGGCATGGAAGTCTGGAGCTCAAAACATGGGGACGGCGAATGTCTGTCTCGCTGGAGCAACGGCTCCCGCCCCATGCAGCCAGCAGATAACAGTCAACTATCAGGTAACCAGCGGCACCACTATTGGAGCGGTCAAGGTCGTTACTCAGGGAGCGACCGGCCTGGATTTCAACCCGACCCCCAACGATAGCAGCACGACTCTGTGCAAGGTGCAGACCTACAACACCACAACGATGTGTACGGTCGATGTCACCTTTACCCCCAGATATCCGGGCCAACGGTTGGGAGCGATCATCATCCAGGACAGCTCCGGAAACGCCCTCGCAACGACGAATCTTTATGGTTCCGGTACGGGACCCCAGGTCGGGTTTACTCCGGGCACGATCACCACAATAGCTGGAAATGGCACAAGAGGCTATAGCGGAGATAACAATCCAGCGACTAGCGCCCAACTCAGCCTTCCAGGCAGTGTTTCCGCGGACGGTTCCGGCAACCTCTATATCGCGGATTATGGGAACAACCTTATCCGCAAAGTCGATGCAACGACCGGAATCATCACCACCGTCGCCGGAAATGGTTCTGCAGGCTATAGCGGAGATCATGGCCCAGCGATCGCTGCTCAACTCAACAATCCAATCAGAGTTTCCGTGGACGGCGCGGGCAACTTTTATATTGCAGATGTCGGAAACAGCCGTATCCGCAAAGTGGATGCAACAACCGGAATCATCACCACCGCTGCCGACAATCTGGCCATCCCAAATGATGTTGTGGCAGATGGTTCCGGTAACCTCTATATCGCGGAGTCCTTAAACCGCCGTATCCGCAAAGTGGATGCAGCAACCGGCATCATCACCACCGTCGCCGGCAATAGCTCTTCAGGCTACAGTGGAGACAATGGTCCGGCTACCAGTGCTCAACTTAACTATCCCAATGCAGTTGCAGTAGACGGCGCGGGCAATCTTTATATTTCGGATTACGGAAATAGCCGTATCCGTAAAGTAGATGCAGCAACCGGTATCATTACCACCGTCGCTGGTAATGGCACTTTAGGCTATAGCGGAGATAATGGCCCGGCCACCAGCGCTCAACTTCGCACTTCAGTCGGTGTCTCCATAGACAACGCGAGCAATCTTTATATCGCGGAAGCCGGAAACAACCGCATTCGCAAAGTGGACGCAACCGGAATCATCACCACCATCGCCGGCAATGGCTCTTCAGGCTATGGTGGAGATAATGGTCCGGCTACCAGTGCTCAACTGAACAACCCCAATAGCATCTTTGTAGACGGCGCAGGCAATCTCTATATCGCGGATTTTGGAAACGACCGCATCCGCAAGGTAGATGTCAGCACCGCAAGGCTGAACTTTCCGCAGACCGGAGTTGACGCGACCAGCAGTTCGCAGAGCATCACGGTCTCAAACCTCGGAAATCAGGACCTGACCTTCCCGACTCCATCGACAGGCAGCAATCCAGGCGTAGCTTCGGGATTTGCGATAGACACCAGCAGCAACACCACCTGCCCGCTGGTGTATAGCACTTCGGCTCCCGGGACATTGACTGCGGGCAGCTCCTGCACGCTGGCGGCGCAGTTTGCGCCTCATTCCGCGGGTAATTTCACCGGCGCGGTCACCTTGTGGGATAACGCGCTCAACGCCGCTGCTCCTGGCTATGCCACTCAGAGCATCTCGCTCAGTGGCACTGCGACCCAAGGCACACAAACGATCAGCTTCACGGCTCCCTCCACCGCAGCCTACGGGGATGCTCCGATCACACTTTCGGCTACAACAAGCTCAGGGCTGACCGTAAGTTTCAGTGTTGTCTCCGGCCCGGCCACTCTCAGTGGAAGTACCCTGACCATCACAGGTGCAGGCACCATCGTGGTGGCGGCAGACCAGCCTGGCGATACAAACTACAACGCCGCGCCACAGATAACGCAAAGCATTACAGTGAATCCTGTCCCCCTCACCGTGACAGCCAGCAATGCAACGCGGGTCTACGGCGCAGCGAATCCCACACTGACTGCCACCGTGACCGGAACCATCCTCGGGGATGTCTTCACTCCCGTCGCGACAACAACTGCAACAACAACTTCGTCAACCGGAACCTATCCCATTGTCCCCACGGTGACGGGTCCGAACCTTTCCAATTACAACGTCACTTATGGCAACGGAATCCTGACCATCAGCAAGGCAGGGGCAACCATCATTCTCTCCACAAACGTGGGCACTATCTTTGCCGGTCAACCGGTGACGCTCGTCACGACGGTTGCTTCGACTACGAGCGGAGTACCCACTGGAAGCGTCAACTTCCTGGACGGAACCACGTTGTTGGGCACAGTCACATTAAGCGCAGGTCAGGCAACGCTCAGCACCACTGCACTCGCGGTCGGCGCACACAACATCACTGCGGTTTACAGTGGCGACACCAACTTTGCCCCTGCGACAACAATCACGACTCCAACGATCACCATCGCTTCTCCGGACTTCTCACTGAACGGAGGTGGCGGAAGCCAGAGCGTAATTCCCGGCAACGCCGCCACCTTCAGCTTCGGCGTGACTCCGGCCTCAGGGACCTTCTCGGCTCCCGTCACCTTCATCGCATCGGGGTTACCTGCCGGAGCAACAGCCACCTTCAACCCATCGGGCTTCCCCACCGGTTCCGCAGGTGGCCAGGTGCAGATGACGATTCAGACAGCCAAGCTCTCCGCAACAGCAAAGCTACCTCGCTCTTCGAGCAAACTCGCGTTGGCGTTACTGCTGTTTCCGTTCCTCGGAGTACGCAACGTCCGCCGCCGCATTGGGCGCGCAGGAGTGCTGATCGTCCTGCTGGCCATCAGCGCCGCCGGAGTCAGTGGCTGCGGCTCCGATACCGGCATCTTTGCGCAGAACCCAAAGGACTACGCCGTCACCGTGACCGTAACCAGCGGCAGCGTTCAGCGCACGATGAACTACACCCTCAACCTCCAGTAA
- a CDS encoding EamA family transporter: MVFQANALLALSAAVLWGGGDFSGGMGTKCAGGSVPGTLRVVLTSHAVSFCVLITLASLRGDPLPHGIPLYCGLLAGVMGGLSLTGFYIALAQGAMGVPAAVSGLLAAAIPAAISSAQEGWPGGRRIAGFVVAGVAIWMIAAGENPEAKPVPVKTTWLAILSGAGFGVYFTLLKFAGTAGIIWPMATARIGSLTTCSLFLILMAITGNRYSADRWLPRRAVLWAFSTALLDTCGNLLFIASTRAGRLDVAAVLASLYPASTILLAAWMLHERPTRRQGFGMVVAVAAVVMITL, translated from the coding sequence GTGGTCTTTCAAGCAAACGCACTTCTGGCACTATCCGCCGCCGTCCTTTGGGGCGGCGGTGACTTCTCTGGAGGCATGGGGACGAAGTGCGCCGGTGGCTCCGTCCCGGGAACACTGCGCGTCGTCCTCACCAGCCATGCGGTCAGCTTCTGCGTACTGATCACCCTCGCTTCTCTGCGCGGAGATCCACTTCCTCATGGCATACCGCTCTACTGCGGGCTCCTGGCCGGTGTCATGGGCGGACTCTCACTCACCGGCTTTTACATTGCGCTGGCCCAGGGAGCGATGGGCGTTCCGGCTGCGGTCAGCGGCCTGCTGGCAGCAGCCATCCCCGCAGCGATCTCGAGCGCTCAAGAAGGCTGGCCCGGGGGGAGGCGAATCGCCGGCTTCGTGGTAGCCGGAGTTGCCATCTGGATGATCGCCGCGGGGGAAAATCCCGAGGCCAAACCGGTTCCCGTAAAGACGACCTGGCTTGCGATCCTCTCAGGTGCAGGTTTCGGTGTTTACTTTACCCTGCTGAAATTTGCCGGAACCGCTGGAATCATTTGGCCCATGGCAACAGCCAGGATCGGGAGCCTGACGACATGCTCGCTCTTCCTGATTCTGATGGCGATCACGGGTAACCGGTATAGCGCGGATAGATGGTTACCCCGCCGGGCAGTGCTCTGGGCCTTTTCGACCGCGCTTCTGGACACCTGCGGCAACCTGCTCTTTATCGCCTCCACCCGAGCCGGAAGGCTGGATGTCGCCGCAGTGCTGGCCTCGCTCTATCCTGCATCGACAATCCTGCTGGCGGCCTGGATGCTGCATGAACGTCCGACACGACGACAGGGATTCGGAATGGTGGTAGCGGTTGCGGCAGTAGTGATGATTACCCTCTAA